In the Colius striatus isolate bColStr4 chromosome 3, bColStr4.1.hap1, whole genome shotgun sequence genome, gggggcacagaaacatggccaggtgggtttggaaacctctagagaaAGAACCTCCATACTCtatcagggcagcctgtgccagagctccctcgcCTGCACCAAataagtttctccttgtgttccagtggacCTTCTGGTGTTCCAGCTcatgcctgttaccccttgtcctgccactgggcactgcagagaaAAGACTGTCCCCATTctacctgccctttaggtatttatcaaCACTGATAAGGTCCCACATCagccttgtcttctccaggctaaacagccccagttcctgcagcctttcctcataaggaagatgctccagtctcctgatcatcttggtggccctgcactggactctctccagcagttctctgtccctcttgagctgggaagcccagaactggacacaggactccagatgaggcctcaccagggcagagcagatagggaggagaacctccttcaGCCTGCTGCCCACAATGCATCCCAGGTTTCTCAAGTGTTGTGACCAAGATTTTCCCCAGGAGCTGACAATACTAGAGGATGAAATTATGTGCCTTGCAGGTCAGCagttgtttggggtttctttctcCCATGCCTGTGGTTTAGCAGGGCCTGGTGTCTTTGGGTGGATGATCAGATGCTCATCTCTGGTCAGGTTGTCAAGGTGACCCCAGCTCTAATAATAATAACATTtctggctgctgcctgtgacACGACACCCTCCCAAGCTGAACTCATAGCACTGCCTGCATGCTGCATGGCAGAGGTTTCCACACCAAGTTTCTCCTTTTCTTACAGCTTGATGTTGCCATTGATGGAGCAGATGAAGTGGACTCTGACCTCAACCTTATCAAAGGTGGCGGGTGAGCTTTGCTGTCTGTCTGTGCATGGTGCTTGTGGCCACCTCTCCTGGCTGTGGCTGTCTCCAGTAGTGGgctggagaggctgaggggatcCTGTGTAGGGTGTATGTGGGAGATGGCTCCTGACCAAGAGCATGTGCAAGGAGCAGGGTGGGTAAAGtgatggagcaggggaaggagccctggcatGAGGCAAAAACAGCTCCAAAACCAGCAAGAACACAATGGAGGGGACTGGACTTGAGGAGCATCAGGCACACTGAGGAGCAATCTGTGTTCTGAATTTTATattacaatttttttccccctcctttgcAGGGGCTGCTTGACACAGGAGAAGATAGTTGCAGGATATGCAAAATGCTTCATTGTTATTGCTGATTACaggtgaaaatatttctgtgcattATACCTCTCTGTCCCTTGGGAGGATTAGGGTGGGTCTGTGTTAGGCCAGTATTGTCCTTCCAGTGGGTCAGGGGAGTAGGAATAGGTGCAAATGAGCCTGACTTCCAGTGTTTCAGCAATTcaatttagcttttttttcttacctttcaACTCAGCAGGTCTGCTCAGGAGTCAGCAGAGCTTGTGGGgaaagagctgctctgctctttgTGCTCTGTGATTGTCAGCAGAGGATATATTTCCTCTTCTGTCCATACAGCTGCAGGGCTGTAGAAAAAATGACCCATGTCCTGCTTGTCCAAAACGTGTCAAAAACAGTGCTTGTGAAGCATTATGCATTAAACTGGTTCTTCCTACACATATGAACTGAGCTCTGTGCCCTCCGAGGCCTTGTGCTTGAAGGGTTTGCAAGAGGAAATGTGCCTGTGGTGCTGGTGATGTCATGTCTGATGCTGATCCCACCTCTGTGTCCTCAGGAAAAAATCTGAGAGCCTCGGGGAGCAGTGGAAGAAGGGAATTCCCATCGAGGTCATCCCCATGGCTTATGTCCCTGTCACCAGAGCCCTGACCAAAAAGTTTGGCGGTGTGGTGGAGCTGCGGATGGCTGTGAGCAAAGCAGTACGTGTCTCATCAGCTCTGCTTCCCCAGAGGAGCCACCTGAACGTGGGCAATTGGAGCAGCAGAGGTCTGGCCTTTCATCAAGTTAAATCCAGGCCTTCATTCCCATGAGTGGCATTCTGTGTGATTCCTCCTAATTGTACTTTGGTTAATGAACTGGGAACTGGGTGTTTAGGTGTTCAGGCTGCTCATGGAAAGGCTCTTTGGCAGCTAAAACAAGGATCTTTGAGGTAGGGAGAGGAGAGATTGCCAGGCCAGGTCtgacctgctgctctgcagggatgTTTGGGGGCTGGAGGGCAGTTTGTGCTACCAAAGAGAGTCTTGATTTGGTGGGGCAGCTAATGCTCCATCCCAGGCTCCTCCATGATACACAGAGCCAGATCAAACTGAAGCTGCTTTGCCTCTGCTGCCACTGTCCTGTCCTGGCTTGGGCAGCAAGGGTTTGCCAGGGGAAAGGAGGACTGTCTGTAGGAATGGCTGGAGTTAAGGCCTGAGGGCAGAATGCTTGGTTTTAAAACATCTAAATCCCAAGAGGATCTTGGGAAGCTGCAGTTAGGTGCCTGAGAAGAGCACATCAGTCCTTCTCTGTGAACTTGAGACCAGTCTTGCTCAGGGAATGCACATCTGTgcttctccagcacagcctccaCGTCCTTGGAGGGTGCTGGTCCCTCCTGTGTTGCAACACCTCGTCCTCAGACCCagctgtctctgctctgttcAGAGGACTCAATTGCTCCTTTTGTTGGGCCTGAGAGCGTGTTGGGCACATCAGGGATGCTGAAGTGCAGCAGTTCAACTCTGAAACCTCCCCATGGCATCTAGCAGCATGGTGAAGCAGAGGAGACTTTGGTTTCAGTTGCCTGTAATATAATCTGGCTTTACTCTTGTGAAAAAGATGCCCTTGACTCTCTCTAAAGCATTGCAGCAGGGGTGGCTGGTCCCAGGGAGGGCTGTGACAGGCCTTGGCTGGGAGCTCATGGTGGTGACAAATGGGTTTGGTTCCCAGGGTCCCGTGGTGACAGACAACGGGAACTTCATCCTGGACTGGAAGTTTGACAAGGTTCATGAATGGAGTGAAGTGAACACTGCTATAAAAATGATACCAGGTAATGGctgctgttttaaaacaaaaccccaaagctggTAAGGCTTGATCTATGCTAGATATCCTGACTGTGGGAGCTCTCCCCTGGGCATAAGgaaatgtgtgtctgtgtttagTGCACTTTTACAGGTCCCTACATTTGTTTCAACTGGAAAGCTCTATCATCTATATTGGTGTGACTGAACCCACCTGGTATTTCCATATGGTGGTGAAAACCTGAAGTGCTGCCAGATGACTTATGACACCGTTTCCTTTAGGCACACCAGTCCTGTGCTCTTCCTTACTCTCCTAGTGCCCATTTAGAGAGGGACTTTTAATGGATACACAGGTGCACTCTGGAGGGAGGTTTCTTACTGGGTTGAGGTTTCCTCTAGAGGGAGGGAGGTTTCTCACTGGGTTAATTTCCCAGAAGCTGCTTGCAGCCCTGCATCCCATTACCATTGTGCAGTCCTATGGGTTCACCTTGCTGTCAGGGTGCAGCATAATGCTATTGCTGTCTCAAAGAGCAGCAGTGAATGATCACACTGTAAACAAAACAATCTCTCTGCAAAGCCTCCTGCCTTGCAAGAGACCTGCTGTCCAGGCTAGGGCTGCTTCTGGATGATCCAGGTCTGCCCAGGGGCAGTGGCAGTGCTTGGActgtgaagcagcagatagACTTGGGCATGTCTGGATATCTTTTTGGCAAAGGCTGTTCATGAATCTGGTCAGCTTTTGAATACATTTTGGTGTGTCTTTTGAGTTTATCTCAGATACCTTCCTGCCCCTGAAATCCATTACACAACTGCTTTCACTGACTGTGTAGTCGTCAGAACATGCAGGAACAGATAGAGATCCTGTTACACAAACCTCTGTATCCTCACAGAGCCACAATACATTGTCCTGGCACAATGAAAACCCCAGAGCAGGCAAAGGCCATGAGTGCAAGCTGGGTGAAGAATTGCCACTCACTTCTAGTTGCTTCTGTTGGGTAGTTTTGCATGCCTCAGTGCTGCTTGTAAGGCTGATTTACTGGAAACATACccatgttctttttttcctgcactcCCACTGCTGGCATGCTGCCCCTGCCTCGGCTTGTCCAGGTGTCTGTGATTTGCACTTGCCCGCAGTCAGCAGTAGATGGCAGGTTCGGACCTTCAACAGGAGCAGATCTAAAGGATCTCGATGGGCttgagagatgggcagagaggaacctcatgaggtccaACAAGGACacgtgcagagtcctacatctgggaaggaacaaccccatgcaccagcacaggctgggggttgaactggtgaagagcagctctgcagagagaaacccgggagtcctgattgataataaactgaacatgagccagcaatgtgcccttgtggccaagaaggccaatggcatcctgggatgcatcaaaaagagtgtgggcagcaggttgagggaggttctgctctactctgccctggtgaggcctcagttctggcctcctcagctcaagaggaacttctggatagagtccaccaagatgatcaggggaccagagcatctttcatacatggaaaggctgtgggacctgggactatatagcctggagaagaagagactgatgggggatctcattaaaacttacaagtatttaaaaggtgtatgtcaagaggatgagacaACGCATTTTCTCTGTAGTGATAGGTtgaggggtaatggacaaaagctggaacacgaaaagttccatttaaacttaaggaaaaacttctttaagggtgagggaggcctggcacaagctgcccagggaggatgtggagtctctttctctggaggtcttcaaaacccacctggatatgttcctgtgtgacctgatctagggagacctgctctggcatgggggttggattagatgatctttagagatcccttccaacccctaccattctgtgattctgtaaaggAACCCGTgactgcagctgctctgggctATCCCTGGTGCAGCTCTATCCTAATGCAGTTGCTGCCCATGGCTGTACAAATATCTGTATCATTAGAGCTGTTTCTGTGCAAGGAGCAGTGGCTGGTCATACTGTTAGCAAACAAAGCAGCATCCCTGCAAGGATATCTTCCTTGCATCTCTTGGTTGAGGGATGAGTGATAAATGATGGGACCTGTTCCATCATGTTGGTGTGGAGAAGGTTTCAGCACCATTTGCTGCTCAGAAATGTTTCTGCTAAGGAGAGAAAAGCATCTTCCCTACCCAGAATTGGATGAGCAAAACTTAAAATCTAAATACAGCGGTACTTGGGAGGATTCTGGCCACTTTGTACTTCTGGTAGCCCATGGCCTCTGTTTTTGTGGCCTCTGGCTTGTGGCTCAGTGATCGCTATGGAGTTAGGAGCACCCTATAATTAAATGCAACCAAAAGTACATTTGCAACTGGGCTACAAATTGCAGAGCTCATGTCTTTAAACTTTGAAGTTTTACCCAGATGTTGTCTAACAGTTTTTTCAGGTGTGCTCAAAAGCCAAGTGAGTAAGCTGGTGGCCATGTAGctgaacacaagccagcaatgttGCTCCTATGGGTCATTGGATGGTGAAAAATTAGAGAATCATAttatttggaaaagacctttaagatcattgagtccaaccattaacctcacactgccaagcccatcactaacccatggctctcagcacctcatctgtgtgtcttctaaatatgtccagagatgggcagcctgtgccagtgcctaacagccctctcagggaaaaagttcttcataatctccaacctaaacctcccctgctgcaatttgaggccatttcctcttgtcccatcattgttacttgggagaagagactgatcccccatctcaccacagcctcctgtcagttCCTgtctgcgggacctggggctgtttagtctggagaagaggagattgaggggtgatcttataaacatttataaatatctaaagggtgggtgtcaggaggttgggacatccctctattctatagtagatagtaacaggacaagggatgatgggatgaagctggaacacaaacagttccacaaaaaagttccacaacataagaaaaaactatttcactgtgaggtgacggagccctggcacaggctgcccagaggggttatggaggcttcttccttggaggtcttcaagacccacctggacatgttcctgtgtgacctgatctaggtgaacctgcttctgcaggggggttggactagaggatctctaaaggtcccttccaacccctaccattctatgattctatgagttgtAGAGGGTtatgatgtctcccctcagcctcctcttctccagactaaataaccCCAGGTCCCTGTCAGGCTTTTGCTCTAGGCCTTTCCCCAGTTTTCTGGTCCatgtctggacacattccagcacttcagtgtccctcttgtacTGAGTGGCCCAGAATTGAACACAGCATATGAGGTGCAGcgtcaccagtgctgagtacagggggacaatccctgtcCTTGTCCTGCTgttcacactgtttctgatacaagccaggatgcccttggccttcttgcccacctgggcacactgctggctcgtgttcagctgctgtcagttAACACCCCCCGATCCTTTTCCTCTgtacagctttccagccccctctgccccaagcctatAATGTTGCCtagggttgttgtggcccaaccacgggacccagcacttggccctGTGCCCTCGGCCCATCGCTCCAGCCCATTTAAAAGTGCCACACTCGGGACTGTGTTGGTGTAACAGTGGGGAGTAGGGTGTGAGAGTTGAGGCAGCTTTGGGAGTGGTTTTTTACTCAGGAGAGAGCTTGTTTCTGGGGTGGCCACATGGACAAGGCTTCCCAGGGCCTCCCTGGGAAGAGCTTGGACACCTCTCTCCAAACTGCCTACCACCCGCCCCCTACCCCGCCAACAATCAGAGCAGAGGATTGGGGCAGCTCTGGCATTAACCAGGCCGTGCACTGTTGTTGCCAGGTGTGGTGGAGACGGGGCTGTTCATCGGCATGGCGGAGGCGGCATACTTCGGCCTGGAGGACGGCTCGGTGAGCGTGCGGAGCCGGCAGCCTCGCTGACGCCcgccggggccgggctggggccTGGGCCTGGGCCTGCCCCGCTGCGCTCGGCCCTTGTGCCGGTGCCAACCTGATGTTTTGCCTTAAGGAGCAGCAGTTGTGGCGGCAGGCGGGTGAGGAGTCGGTCAGGATCCGCTGACGTGATACTGAATgtctttttctaaagaaaaaagccaacaaaaaacCTTAATATTCTATTtctatagatatatatttttactttacAGGAACcttgtctgttttttaaagaatcgtttaaagaaattgctttaatgtttttattttgttttctaaggaATACTTACCAAAAAGAACCCTCcttggtttgtgttttgcttggggttttttttttgttatctttgTTTCAAACAGAACTTGAACCCTTCTGGTTGGATATAGTCCTGGGTGACTGAGGTCAGAAACACAATCCTAATGCGTCGCTCCTCACCACCCTGGCTGGGAGGGTGACGACCTAACAGGAGCACATCCAGTCAGGACCTGCAGATGCCTTATTTGGAACCTTTTTGGTTCGGTATTTtatgccttttatttttctataccACTGGTTTTTAATAGTTCAGGATGTCCTCTAATTGTCCTCTGTGCACATGACAATTCTCTGAGCCTAGGGTGAATTCTCTACCTAGGGTGGTCTCTACATCTCTCTGTCTGGCACATTAATAAGGACCTTTTTGGGGCCTCTGTATGGAGGAGACGTTCATCCTTTGAGCCAAATTCAGCTCTCTATTAACTCAGTACCTCTGATTAAAATCTGTTCCTCTAGCTGGAGATGTTCTGGACCTTGTCCTTGTAAACTGAGAGCAGAACTTGGTCCTTGATGAAGTTTACAGAAGCATATTTGAGCAGCTTAGGCCAGTGTGGAGTACTGTTCAGTGGCAAATAGTCTGGTTTGGAATGAAGGTTAATTATCACCCCTCACAGGTGTGGGTTTGTGGAAGGATAGAGCAGAACGCACAGGAAAACTCAAGTCTTCCTGCCTCAATTTTCCACATGTAGCAGGAGAGAGACACTCGTTCAGTATCTTGTTCTCGGTATATAGGTGCTTTGCATGGTTCTGATGTCAAAATGCAAGCCCTCTCGTTATGTTATAGACACTGAAAATAAAGACCTGTTATACCAGATTTGGTGGTAATTTGGTTCTTAAACTAGGCAGTGGGGCAGAACATCGTCAGAATTacttctgctgcagtttcccTTTTAGAAGGGCCCTTCACTCAGGCATTTGATTTCTTGTTGCTTAAGGTAAATACATTACTTATAAATTAACCAGATTATCTCATCAACCCTCATTaactgcagctcctgccttgAGATTACCTTACATTTGCATGTCTAAAACTCTAAAAacaccttttttctttaagacgAAAATGAGCcatttttccatctttaaaTCTTGTCCTTCTTGCACATCTATTCTGTTAATTCTGAAGCACTTTTACTGACAACACTGCCTGCCATCCAGCCAACAACTTGTTGGGAACACTGGAATATCTCTACCTACAAAGCTGATGCTGCAGAAGCTCTTTGCAAAACCCTGTTTCTTGCCACTGGCTGCTTTCAGATGCATCTTGGGCTCCTGCTGTAACTAGACAAACAGAGAGCAATCCAGCAAAACTTTGTGCCCAATCCCTCTCACTCCACATGCTTCTGGAAATGAGATTAGCAGGAGCAGAGTGTTGCTGTtgactcttctctctctctctaaaatcaaacagcttcttctcaaaaagcCAATAAAACCATTACTGCACCATTACTTTCTGGCCCAGGACCAGATGTGATCTCGTTCAGCTTTCTGCTTAGCAGGGGCTGGTTAAATCTAAGCCCAAAGGTGGCAGGTCTGATTCTTGAGCTGCTCTGGGTGTTTGGGGTACAGGTAGCACTGCTGGGTGGTTTTGCAGCAGGTGCCACTCCTGGGGTGGGACTTGGGCTGTGGGGTATGGGGACAGAGTTCACTGTACTACAGAAGTAGAATTAAAATCCCTGGATGGAATTAAAATCCCTGAAGGGCTGAAGAAAATGTTGGTGTCTGAAGAGGTTCTGGAAGCTTTGTGCAGATTTGCTCTGTGCAAGCTCCCCCAGCTTGGATTTGGAGTCAGTAAATGGATTTTTGAGTTAAAGATCCCTTAAGAATGGTCCAGTCCTTTCCCTCTGAGGTTGCCAGGCTCGCTAACCTGTCATGACCATCCACATCTCCATCTGACAGTGTGGGGGGGGCTCATTTAGATGTGGGGCACGGAGTCAATCCTCTCCCAGGTGGTATTTCTAGTCCCAATCCTTTTCTAGACTATCATCCTCACCattgagatgctgagggacaaggtttagtgatgggcttggcagtgtgaggttagtggttggacttgatcttaaaggtcttttccaaccaaaacaattctatgatcaTTATGTATAATTTTTTTGAGCATGCCATGGTAGACCTTCAGATGAGGGTAGGTACCCATGgcttccctgggcaggggcagtTCAGCTGTGGCCACACTGGTGGGCTGCTCCCAACAGCTCTTAGACTGGAGCTTATTGAGTATGACTTTAACACCTTGGCTGGTTTGCACTGTGGCATCTGCTTTGGACTTGCATTTTTCAAGGTGCTTTTCAAAAGACCCTTAAGAAGCTTTTAGAAAGAGGCCGACTACCTCCAACCTACCCTGCTCCCTTGCAGCCTGGGAAGAATAGCAGTGACATATTGTTAGAAGATGGCATTGGAAACAAATCATACCAAAAGCAGGTGGGAGGAGTTGTCCTTTGAAAGCCCAAGGCAGGATGGCTGTGGCTATTTAGGCAGGTTCCTGCAGTGAGAGGCtgtgaacttcagcttctgGGCTGTGAGCGCAGGGAGGGGGCAACACACAGCTGATGTAACATTAATGCTGAATTATGGATGAACTCAGCCctggagaaaacaaacactTCAGGAAAGAGCAACAGCAGCACTAAAATTAATGAGCAAGAGAAGTAATGAAACACTAGTCCcattccaaaaaaaacccctaagcaATATAAATATAAGAAGAGTGCTTCAGATTGAATTTAATTAACCTTTGGTTACTAGGTTAACTAATTAAACTGAATTAATTAAACTAAGTAGAAAGAAATCGTTTAGTTAAAGTGAAGCAGCTTGTTCCACGTTATAAAGGAAGTATTACTATCTGTCAGGTTTTTATTGTTGCCACTGTAGGATGGGATTTATGATCTGACATAGTTATTGTTCTGAGCAATGTGAcataaaaagagatgaaaataatTAAGCAGGCAGCCTGGAGGATGTGTCCTCTGTGTACTGAACCAAATGGTTATAGCTAAAGTGATAAGGAGGAAATAAACATATTCTAACTAGCAATAAAAAAATAGCTCTAATGAATATTAATAGGCTGCAGTGAGTactaatatattttaaacataaagCCAGATCCATTTTTTAACCAGGTGGATTTAACCAAGGATTGTTTAATGATGTTGGCTTTGGTCCAGCTGCCCCAGGagtgaagaaggaaaaggaaactaGTCCttattttaaagtgattttttaaatgtattaagCCTGTGAATCCTCCAAAGCATCGTGGCAGTTTTATTTGACTCAGTACCTCAGCAAAAAGGTGAAGATCAATTTAAAGACCTATAAACTGACATTGTTTTGTACCTAAAACTTCTGAAGTTTGGTAATTTCCCCTTCCAGTAACTTTAATAGGAGTTGCATCATCCTTGTGTCTCCATAACCCCTCAGTTAAAAAGCCCCTATATAATTACAGAACTCAACAGATCTGCTATTTAGAGATCTTGAAACTCATGTGGGATTTGTCTCCTGACAGGACACTATAAATTACCATGAAATTCCCTAATGAAATTTTTTCTGTAGGAGAATCTCTCTCTAACATCATCTGTGTAGGAAAACTGATACCAGATATTTACTATTTTCAGTTTAGTAgacttttctctgtgtttttacaCCTGCTGACACAAATCTCTTTTCAACTTTAATGCCACTTAACAGCCTTGTGAAAATAGTGTCAGGTCATCAAAGTAAATACAGggagaaaaacaggaaaggatCAGTGGCTTGGGTTTGACTATAACAACTTGAATGAACTACTTCTTTTAGTGAAACAAGAAAAGACTTCACAGAGGAATGGTTTAGTGTAAGGTAGGTTTGCTAACAAGGGTCATCGGTCCTGTTGGAAagtgaaatgctgctgctggtttGTTTCTGGAAACTGATAGCAGAAAGATGAAAAtcaggggaagagaaaaagtgacTGTTAGGCCAACCACTTGGTATCTGTAAACCTCCCTACACTTAATTACCCAAGTTCACTTGGGGTGTTGAATTAAGAACACTCTGCATCATGGTATATTGAAAGTTTGCTTCGTGTTGTTAAAAAGATGTGCAAGTAAAATTGATCTTGCAAAAAGAGTCACAGAAGCTGAAGTGCCTGCTAAATGGAGTTGTCCTTTTATTGTGCACCAAACTCTAAACTCCTTCGTGGTGACCTTCTAATGCAGGATTAATGACAAACAATACTAACATCAAGTATCCTTTCTACTTAGGAGCATCTCAGAGGTTTGTGTAACCCCTTAACTGAAGCTATTACTGGAATGCCTTATAGATCAAAATCATTAATTAAACTTTAATTcccttaaaacattttcaaagccCTAATTTCAGTAACTTGTGAGTGATTTGCCTGCCACAGCTCACTGTTTTCCTGTAGCAGGACTTCATAACTTGTAACAGTTTAATCCCAACCTAACGTGTTTGGCAATGACAAATTCCGTGGAAAGACCCCTCTGAAAATCTAGAGGATACACTGTGATGCTTTTCTTACTGTCTTAaattcttactgaaaaaaaagacactctTGCCGTCCTCTAAGCTTACATGAGTGTTGTTTTTTGAAGAGGAGATTATCATTCTGTTTACTTTTATATATAGCTAAGTGAGGGCTGGACCAGATCAGGAGAGAGTCATATCCAACAGCTGGTAAATAATGTGCCACAGCTGTCTCTGAAGAGCAGGCAGATGCTCACTGTTTCGTTCTACTGAGAAGATCACCTGGATTCAAGATGTGATCCACTATATAAGCACTTTGGGAAAGCTCAGCCACTTCACTGGGACCACCACTTACTTCTTGGACAGGTTACTTGCAGGTTTCTCAGCTGTGTGCAGAAGGATCCTGTGGTTATGGTTTATCATACATGAAGAGATTTCTACCATCCTTGACATCTTAAACAACACGTGTTGACTCTGGCCAGGGATTTCTGGATTAAATACTACTTGAAGTTCCAAAATGAATATTcatgagagggaaaagaaacctGACACCTTTCTAGTCTTCATTTGACTAATTCAAGAGAAATATATAAGATAGAACCAGTGTGTGAGAGAGTCCACATGATGCAGTTACTCTGTGGTGGATGGCTACCTTTCCCAGGAAAGTGGAGAAATTAATGCCCTAAGGCCTGTACTTACTGCTTGAGCA is a window encoding:
- the RPIA gene encoding ribose-5-phosphate isomerase isoform X2 produces the protein MRLLGRLGPLRHTALPARPPRRGRAGPAAGRRGLARGRLGGSMAEEAKRRAAYAAVDKHVQNNQVLGIGSGSTIVHAVQRLAERVKEENLTIVCIPTSFQARQLILQNGLTLSDLDRHPELDVAIDGADEVDSDLNLIKGGGGCLTQEKIVAGYAKCFIVIADYRKKSESLGEQWKKGIPIEVIPMAYVPVTRALTKKFGGVVELRMAVSKAGPVVTDNGNFILDWKFDKVHEWSEVNTAIKMIPGVVETGLFIGMAEAAYFGLEDGSVSVRSRQPR
- the RPIA gene encoding ribose-5-phosphate isomerase isoform X1; the encoded protein is MRLLGRLGPLRHTALPARPPRRGRAGPAAGRRGLARGRLGGSMAEEAKRRAAYAAVDKHVQNNQVLGIGSGSTIVHAVQRLAERVKEENLTIVCIPTSFQARQLILQNGLTLSDLDRHPELDVAIDGADEVDSDLNLIKGGGGCLTQEKIVAGYAKCFIVIADYRKKSESLGEQWKKGIPIEVIPMAYVPVTRALTKKFGGVVELRMAVSKAGPVVTDNGNFILDWKFDKVHEWSEVNTAIKMIPGVVETGLFIGMAEAAYFGLEDGSEQQLWRQAGEESVRIR